One window of the Canis aureus isolate CA01 chromosome 1, VMU_Caureus_v.1.0, whole genome shotgun sequence genome contains the following:
- the LOC144296294 gene encoding uncharacterized protein LOC144296294, with product MSVRYTRGSALHEFHLETGRLAVGGEGGGREPSPHSSKIRIPASSAPGSLSLSLSLSLALSPPRSQHPHHDARITPGRRAPPSAPPAASPSSFASSPPPQLSGGRAGSRRAGGGGRGASPGAPGPGRGRGRGRGRGRGRAAGAARRGPVQSDGGDGAGGGGGGGGGWGALSPQFHTPRAAGRSSVSGRTSGRSPPLASPWGSPAEALKTGGRGPSSARGLRATSAILRKEERVSFPAPRTLLGQGSGHRNFAGNAGRKSQKRKKEGMAGVIQTFIHFLTAPP from the exons ATGTCTGTTCGTTACACCAGAGGCTCCGCGCTCCACGAATTCCATTTAGAGACGGGAAGACTTGCAGTG gggggagagggaggggggagagagccGAGCCCACACAGCAGCAAGATCCGAATCCCGGCGTCCTCCGCCCCTGGCTCGCTGTCGCTGTCGCTGTCGCTGTCGCTCGCTCTCTCACCGCCGCGAAGCCAGCATCCCCACCATGACGCTCGCATCACACCCGGGCGCCGGGCGCCACCATCGGCACCGCCGGCGGCATCACCCTCCTCCTTTGCATCATCGCCGCCGCCGCAGCTGTCAGGAGGACGCGCGGGCAGCCggcgcgcgggcggcggcgggcgcggggcgagccctggggcgccggggccgggccggggccggggccggggccggggccggggccggggccgggcggcgggcgcggcgagGCGGGGGCCAGTCCAGTCCGACGGCGGCgacggggcgggcggcggcggcggcggcggcggcggctggggcGCGCTCAGTCCCCAGTTTCATACACCACGAGCAGCAGGTCGGAGCAGCGTCTCCGGGAGGACGTCCGGCCGCAGCCCTCCTCTCGCCAGCCCTTGGGGATCTCCCGCTGAGGCATTGAAGACAGGGGGAAGGGGTCCGTCATCGGCTCGCGGGCTCCGCGCCACCTCTGCGATCTTGCGGAAAGAGGAGCGG GTCAGTTTCCCAGCACCCCGAACGTTACTGGGCCAAGGAAGTGGCCACCGAAATTTTGCTGGAAATGCAGGAAGGAAAtcccagaagagaaaaaaggaggggatGGCAGGGGTGATACAAACGTTTATACATTTTCTCACTGCTCCACCATAA